The Thermococcus henrietii genome segment GGAACAGCAGGGAGCCGTAGAAGAGAACGGCGGAGAAGAGGGCATAGAAAACCGCGACGAGCGTTTCCATATCGAGGGTGTCCATGAGTACGACGACCGCTGACACAAGCCATGCGATGGCGAGGTAAATTGGGGAACGTCTCCCTGAATGTAGGTACGCTTTTAAGAGGAACGCCGCCACGGCAACCTTTGCAAAGAGGCTCAAGAGCTGGCCTGCAATCAGCATAACACCCATTGCAACCACTCTAATATCTTTGAGATGTTGCTGTTATAACCTTTTTCCCCATTATTACTCAGTATTGTCCAACTATGCTCTATCTAAGTATGATGCACAAGGTTAGTTGTATAAACACCACTGTACGCAAGCGAAAAGTTTTTATAGTTAATAGTACGAAGGGATTCCGATAACAATGAGCGGCACCACCACCCGCCTCGGTCTCAATGGTGCCCTTCCCCTTCTTCTCATTGCCATAGACATTATTCTCATCATTATTCTCTGAAGTGGCGGCTCTTTTTTTGTCGCCCGCAAAAGTCCTGGAGGTGTTCTCCATGAAGCCCTTTGGTGGTTTCGGTTGGGATGGGTCCGTCTGGAACGCCCTTGAAAACTCCCCCGGCTGGCTGACCGTTGTTCTCAGAACGCCAGTTGGGCCAAGAGAAGTTGAGAGTTTCGTGGAGGAAGAGCTCAGGAGGCACGGCTGGAGCGTGGACTTCAAGGCCAACTGGTGGGCGTTTGGCTACGGCGTCGCCCTGTTCGAGACCTTCAGGCACGGCAAGAGGAGGAGTGTCGTCGTCAAGTGGGTCTCCGGTGGAAGGGACGAGGTGCTGAAGGTCGAGCCCCTCGACGAGGAAACTGGCCGGTGCGAGCTCTTCTCGATGGTCGAGATGGTGAGCGACGGCCTGATGAACGACCCAGTGCTTAGGAACATGATGGGGAGGTACTGACTCAATGACGCCCCGCCGTACCAACCTTTCGATTTCCTGCCTTCTTCTCGGGGTCTCTGCTATAGCCGTCATTATTGGGATTATTATTCTCTGAAAACCCGGCCAAGCCGGGAAACGGAGGTGTTTCTGCGGTGGTCTCTATGCGCGGTGCAAAGGCCCTCGTGAGGGCTCTGGAAAGGGAGGGTGTGAGGAACACCTTCGGCATAATCGGGGGAAGCATAATGCCAGTCTTCGACGAGTTCCTTGACAGCGGACTAAGGCACATAACGATGCGCCACGAGCAGGGGGCGGCGCACGCGGCGGACGGCTACGCGAGGGTTTCCGGCAGGCCCGGTGTCGCCATAACGACTTCCGGGCCCGGCGCGACCAACCTCGTGACCGGAATAGCGACGGCCTACATGGACTCCTCCCCGATAGTTGCCATAACCGGGCAGGTGCCGACGTACATGGTGGGCAAGATGGCCTTCCAGGAGACCGACATCATAGGCGTCACGAAGTCGATAACCAAGTGGAACTACCAGATACGGAAGCCGGATGAGGTTCCCAGGGCCGTTAAGATGGCCTTCAGGATAGCGACTCTGCCGAGGACGGGGCCGGTTCTGCTGGACTTCCCCAAGGACGCCCAGACCGGTGAGGCGGAGATGGACTTTGACGTTGACGTTGAGCAGCTCATCACTCCCTTCCGCCCACCGAAGCTCGATGCCTGTCCTGAGGAGGTTAAGAAGGCCGTCGACATGATCCTCTCCGCTGAGAGACCGGTCTTCATAGTCGGCGGAGGTGTCGTTGCCAGCGGTGCCGGCGATGAGGTTCTCGCGATAGCGGAGTACCTGCTTATTCCAATAATGGCGACGTTCATGGGCAAGGGTGCTGTTCCGGAGAACCACCCGCTCTACGTCGGCAACCTGGGGATGCACGGTAAGGTTGCCGCCAACAAGCTTCTGCCCGAGACGGATCTCATAATAGCGGTTGGAATGCGCTGGAGCGACAGGACGGTGAGCGAGTTCGAGAACTTTGCGCCCGAGGCCAAGATAATCCACATCGACATAGACCCGAAGGAGGTTGGAAAGAACGTCAAGGTTGACCTCGGGATAATCGGTGATGCGAAGCGGGTTCTGGCTTCAATAAGGCGTGAGATAATGAGACGCGTTCAGAAAAGAGAGGACTGGCCGTGGCTTAGGAAGGTCAGGGAGTTCAAGGAGCGCTACCGGGAGGAGATCCCGGAGATCGATGGAAACTACCTCAGGCCCCCGGAGATACTGAGGGAGCTCAGGAAGCTCCTGCCAGCTGATGCGATAGTTGCAACCGAGGTCGGCCAGAACCAGATGTGGGTTGCCCTCTACTTCCCGATACTGAAGCCCCGGACGTTCGTTACGTCGGGCGGGCTGGGAACGATGGGCTTCGGCTTCCCGGCGGCTATAGGGGCCAAGGTCGCGAAGCCCGACAGGGTGGTCATCGACATAGCCGGCGACGGGAGCTTCATGATGTCCGAGAGGGAACTGGCCACGGCCGTGAGCGAGAAGATACCCGTGATAGTTCTCATCCTCAACAACTCCTCCCTCGGCATGGTGGCCCAGTGGCAGAGGATGTTCTTCAGGAGGCGCTACGTCGGGACGTACATACGGAACCCTGACTTCGACAAACTGGCAAGGGTCTACGGGGCCAACGGCTTCCGCGCCGAGACGATGGACGAGCTGATCAAAGCCGTGAGGGAGGGCATGAGCTCGGACGTCCCGACTGTGATCGACGTTCCTATCCACCCGGAGGACGACGTTCTGCCGATGGTTCCGCCGGGGGAGCACATAACGAAGGTCGTAACGAGGTATTGAGGTGGTGAAAATGGTGAAGGTGTACTACGACGATGAGGTAAGCATGGACGTTTTGAAGGACAAGACGGTTGCCGTCATAGGCTACGGCAACCAGGGAGAGGCGCAGGCGAAGAACATGAGGGATTCGGGGGTGCACGTGATCCTCGGCCTCAGGCCGAACGGGAGCTCGTGGAAGAGGGCCGAAAAGGACGGCTTCGAGGTCTATCCCATAGAGGAGGCCGTCAAGAAGGCCGACGTCGTGCACATTCTCATCCCGGATCTGGTTCAGCCCGAAGTTTACAGAAAGCAGATAGAGCCGTACCTCAGGGAGGGACAGGCCCTCGGGTTCTCACACGGCTTCAACATCCACTTCAAGCAGATAGTCCCGCCCGAGTACGTTGACGTCGTGATGGTGGCTCCCAAGAGCCCCGGGAGGCGCGTCAGAGAGGTCTACCTGGAGGGCTTCGGCGTTCCGTCCCTCATAGCGGTCTACCAGGACTACACGGGAAAGGCCAAAGAGCTGGCCCTCGCGATGGCCAAGGCCATAGGCTCGACTAGGGCGGGCGTCATAGAGACGACCTTCAAGGACGAGACCGAGAGCGACCTCATCGGGGAGCAGCTCGTCCTCGTCGGCGGCCTAATCGAGCTCATCAAGAAGGGCTTTGAGGTCCTTGTGGAGCTCGGCTACCCGCCGGAGCTGGCCTACTTCGAGGCCTGCAACGAGGCGAAGCTCATAATGGATCTCATCTACGAGAAGGGCTTCACGGGAATGCTGAGGGCCGTCTCCGACACGGCGAAGTACGGCGGGCTGACGGTCGGCCCGAAGGTGATAGACGAGCACGTCAAGGAGAACATGAGGCGCTACGCCGAGAGGGTCAGGAGCGGCGAATTCGCAAGGGAGTGGATAGCCAAGGCGGACAACGCCCGGGAGGTCCTTGCGGAGCTGATGAAGCCGATTGAGGAGCACGAGATTGAGAGGGTCGGACGGTTCATAAGGAAGATGTCGGGCCTCGAGCCCTGACTTCCTTTTTTGGAGGTGGGGCAATGAAGGTGGACGTTTTCGACACGACGCTCAGGGACGGCGAGCAGACGCCGGGCGTGAGTTTGACCGTTGAGGAGAAGGTGGAGATAGCGAAGCAGCTCGCGAGGCTCAACGTCGATGTAATCGAGGCCGGCTTTCCGGTCGCGTCGCCGGGAGAGTTCGAGGCCGTCAGGAGGATAGCGGAGACCGTCACAGGCCCCGTCATAGCGGCCCTCGCGCGGGCCGTTGAGGGCGACATACGGAAGGCCGGCGAGGCACTCTCAAACGCGGAGCGCTCGAGGATTCACACCTTCATAGCGACCTCCCCGGTTCACATGAAGTACAAGCTCCGCAAGAGCCCGGAGGAGGTTAAGAAACTGGCCGTTAAAGCCGTGGAGCTGGCCTCCCAGCTCGCCGACGAGGTGGAGTTCTCGGCCGAAGACGCGACGAGGAGCGACCCGGACTTCCTCGTGGAGGTTTACGAGGCCGTCATAGATGCCGGTGCGACGGTGATAAACGTCCCCGACACGGTCGGCTACACCACCCCCGAGGAGTTCTACGGGCTGATAAAGCACCTCAAGAAGAACCTGAGCCTGAGGGGCGTCAAGATAAGCGTCCACTGCCACGACGACCTCGGTTTAGCGGTTGCAAACTCGCTCTCAGCGGTAAGGGCCGGGGCCGAGCAGGTGGAGGTGACCGTAAACGGGATAGGTGAGAGGGCCGGGAACGCCGCTCTGGAGGAGGTCGTGGTTGCCCTCGACACGAGGAGGGACTTTTACAAAGCGGAGACCGGGATAAACCTCTCCGAGATAGCGAGGACGAGCCGGCTCGTCGCCCACCTGACCGGGATAGAGGTGCCTCCGAACAAGGCGGTCGTCGGGGCCAACGCGTTCGCCCACGAGTCGGGAATCCATCAGGATGGCGTCCTCAAGGAGAGGACGACCTACGAGATAATAGACCCGAAGAGGCTCGGCTTCTCCGGCAGCAGGATAGTTTTGGGCAAGCACTCCGGCAGACACGCCTTCAGGGAGAAGCTGAGGGAGCTCGGCTACGAGCTGAGCGAGGAGGAGCTTGATCGGGCCTTCGCGAGGTTCAAGGAGATAGCCGACAGGAAGAAGAGCCTAACCGAGCTCGACATTGAGGCGCTGCTGTACGAGCTCGAGGAGCCAACGTACCGCGTCGAGATGGTGCACGTGACGGCCACCAAGGGCCTCTCAACGGCCGCTGTGAAGGTTCTCGACGGCGGGGAGCGGGTCGAGGTGTCACACTCCTTCAACGGGCCTGTCGATGCCCTCTTCTCGGCCATAAACCGCGTCCTTGGAATAGATGCCAGGCTCGTGGAGTACCGCGTTAGTTCGGTCGGCTCGGGGAGGGATGCGCTCGGGGAGGTCCTCGTCAGGGTCGAGAAGGACGGAAAGGTGCTCGTCGGGCGCGGCCTCAGCACGGACATCCTCGAGGCGAGCGCTCAGGCTTACCTCAACGCCGTAACGAGGTGATGCGAATGGGAATGACTATGGCTGAAAAGATACTCGCCAAGCACGCCGGAAGGGAGGAGGTAAAGCCCGGGGAAATTGTCATGGCGAAGCTCGACTTCATGCTCGGGAACGACGTGACGGCGCCGCTCGCCATAAAGAAGTTCAGGGAGCTCTCCGACAGGGTCTTCGACCCGGAGAGGATAGCGATAGTGCTCGACCACTTCACCCCGAACAAGGACATAAAGGCCGCGGAGCAGTGCAAGTTCTCCCGTGAGTTCGCCAGGGAGCAGGGGATAAAGTGGTTCTTCGAGGGGGGAAACGTCGGCGTCGAGCACTGCCTCCTGCCGGAGCTCGGCCTCGTCCTCCCAGGGGAGCTGATAATCGGCGCCGATTCTCACACCTGCACCTACGGGGCGCTGGGCGCCTTCGCCACGGGAGTGGGGAGCACGGATCTGGCGGTTGCGATGGCCACCGGCGAGGCGTGGTTCCGCGTACCGGAGACGGTTAAGTTCGTCTACACGGGCGAGCCCGGCCGGTGGATCACGGGGAAGGACCTGATCCTCCACACGATAGGAGACATAGGTGTGAACGGGGCGCTCTACAAGGCCATGGAGTTCAGCGGAGAGGTCATCGAGGGGCTCTCCGTGGAGGGGAGGATGACGATGGCAAACATGGCGATTGAGGCCGGGGCGAAGACCGGCCTGATAGAGCCCGACAAAAAGACGCTCGACTACGTGAAGGAGCGCGCCCAGAGGGACTTCGAGCCGGTGAAGGGCGACGAGGACGCGAAGTACGCGAAGGTCATAGAGTACGACGTCACGGAGCTTGAGCCGCTGGCGGCATTTCCCCACCTGCCCGAGAACACCGTGCCGGTCAGCAGGGCCTCAAAGATGAACATCAAAATCGACCAGGTCTTCATAGGCTCGTGCACGAACGGCCGCTACGAGGATTTGAAGATGGCGGCTGAGGTCCTCGAGGGGCAGAGGGTGGCCGAGTGGGTCAGGCTCATCGTGATTCCGTGCTCGAGGAGCGTCTACCTCAGAGCGATGAAGGAGGGCCTCCTCGAGGTCTTCCACGAGGCCGGGGCTGTAATAGGGCCGCCGACCTGCGGGCCGTGCCTCGGCGGCCACATGGGGATCCTTGCGAGCGGGGAGAGGGCAGTCTCGACCTCCAACAGGAACTTCGTCGGCAGGATGGGGCACCCGGAGAGCGAGGTTTACCTGGCCAACCCCTACGTTGCCGCTGCCTCTGCCGTTCTCGGAAGGATAGCCTCTCCCGAGGAGGTGGTAAAATGAAGGTTCGCGGGAGGGCGTGGAAGTACGGCGACCACGTCGACACGGACGTCATAATCCCTGCGCGCTACCTCAACACGTCCGAGCCGGCCGAGCTGGCGAAGCACGTTCTCGAGGACCTCGACCCCGAGTTCAGGTTCAGGATGAAGCCGGGGGACATGATAGTTGCCGGGGAGAACTTCGGCTCCGGGAGCTCGAGGGAGCACGCCCCGCTCGCCATAAAGGCGGCTGGTGTTTCCTGCGTGATAGCGAAGAGCTTCGCGCGCATCTTCTACCGCAACGCCATCAACATCGGCCTGCCGATACTCGAGGCGCCCGAGGCAGTTGATGCGATAGAGACCGGCGACGAGCTCGAGGTGGACTTCTCGACCGGCGAGATAAGGAACCTGACGAAGAACGAGGTCTACCGCGCGAACCCGTTCCCGGACTTCGTGATGGAGATAATAAGCGCGGGCGGCCTCGTGGAGTACACGAAGAGGAGGCTTGCGAAATGAGGATAGCGGTCGTTCCGGGCGACGGGATTGGAAAGGAGGTTGTCGCGGAGGGCCTCAAGGTCCTCGGGAAGGTCGAGGAGCTGTTCAACGTGTCGTTTGACTTCGAGGAGTTTCCCTTCGGCGCCGAGCACTACCTCAAAACCGGCGAGACGCTCCCGGACTGGGCGGTCGAGGAGCTCGGCAGGTTCGATGCCATCTACTTCGGCGCGATAGGCGACCCCCGCGTCAAACCCGGCGTCCTCGAGCACGGAATACTCCTGAGGCTCCGCTTCTCCCTCGACCTCTACGTGAACCTCAGGCCCGTGAAGCTCTACCACCCGAGGCTGACGCCGCTGAAGGGGAAGGAGAGGATAGACATGGTCTTCGTCAGGGAGAACACCGAGGGCCTCTACGCCGGCTCCGGCGGCTTCCTCAGGAAGGGGACGCCGAACGAAGTTGCCGTGCAGGAGATGATAAACACGCGCCACGGCGTCGAGAGGGCGATAAGGTTCGCCTTCGAGTACGCGGTGAAGACGGGCCGGAAGAAGGTCACGCTCGTGGACAAGGCCAACGTCCTCACGTACGCCCACGACCTCTGGGAGAGGGTCTTTGCGGAGGTCTCGAGGGAGTACGCTGACATCGAGACCGATCACTACTACGTCGATGCCATGGCGATGAAGATGGTCCGCTCCCCGGAGGTCTTTGAGGTAGTCGTCACACCAAACATGTTCGGGGACATCCTGACGGACCTCGGTGCGGAGATAGTCGGCGGACTCGGACTGGCCGCCTCGGCCAACGTCAACCCAGAGGGGACGGGAATGTTCGAGCCGGTTCATGGCTCGGCTCCCGACATAGCCGGGAAGGGGATAGCCAACCCGCTCGCGGCGATCCTAACGGCATCGCTGATGCTCGAGCACCTCGGCCTGGGGGATGCCGCGAACGCAGTAGAGAAGGCCGTTGAGAAAGTCATAGCGGAGAACAGGGTAACGCCGGACCTCGGTGGAAACCTGAGCACCTCCCAGGTGGGTGATGCCGTCGTGGAGGCCCTCGAGGTGGTTGTATGAGGGTTGAGCTCTACGACACGACGCTGAGGGACGGCTCTCAGATGGAGGGAATAAGCTTCTCGCTGGAGGACAAGCTCAGGATAACGGAGAAGCTCGACGAGTTCGGGATCCACTACATAGAGGGCGGCTGGCCCGGCTC includes the following:
- the ilvB gene encoding biosynthetic-type acetolactate synthase large subunit; protein product: MRGAKALVRALEREGVRNTFGIIGGSIMPVFDEFLDSGLRHITMRHEQGAAHAADGYARVSGRPGVAITTSGPGATNLVTGIATAYMDSSPIVAITGQVPTYMVGKMAFQETDIIGVTKSITKWNYQIRKPDEVPRAVKMAFRIATLPRTGPVLLDFPKDAQTGEAEMDFDVDVEQLITPFRPPKLDACPEEVKKAVDMILSAERPVFIVGGGVVASGAGDEVLAIAEYLLIPIMATFMGKGAVPENHPLYVGNLGMHGKVAANKLLPETDLIIAVGMRWSDRTVSEFENFAPEAKIIHIDIDPKEVGKNVKVDLGIIGDAKRVLASIRREIMRRVQKREDWPWLRKVREFKERYREEIPEIDGNYLRPPEILRELRKLLPADAIVATEVGQNQMWVALYFPILKPRTFVTSGGLGTMGFGFPAAIGAKVAKPDRVVIDIAGDGSFMMSERELATAVSEKIPVIVLILNNSSLGMVAQWQRMFFRRRYVGTYIRNPDFDKLARVYGANGFRAETMDELIKAVREGMSSDVPTVIDVPIHPEDDVLPMVPPGEHITKVVTRY
- the ilvC gene encoding ketol-acid reductoisomerase encodes the protein MVKVYYDDEVSMDVLKDKTVAVIGYGNQGEAQAKNMRDSGVHVILGLRPNGSSWKRAEKDGFEVYPIEEAVKKADVVHILIPDLVQPEVYRKQIEPYLREGQALGFSHGFNIHFKQIVPPEYVDVVMVAPKSPGRRVREVYLEGFGVPSLIAVYQDYTGKAKELALAMAKAIGSTRAGVIETTFKDETESDLIGEQLVLVGGLIELIKKGFEVLVELGYPPELAYFEACNEAKLIMDLIYEKGFTGMLRAVSDTAKYGGLTVGPKVIDEHVKENMRRYAERVRSGEFAREWIAKADNAREVLAELMKPIEEHEIERVGRFIRKMSGLEP
- a CDS encoding 2-isopropylmalate synthase, which produces MKVDVFDTTLRDGEQTPGVSLTVEEKVEIAKQLARLNVDVIEAGFPVASPGEFEAVRRIAETVTGPVIAALARAVEGDIRKAGEALSNAERSRIHTFIATSPVHMKYKLRKSPEEVKKLAVKAVELASQLADEVEFSAEDATRSDPDFLVEVYEAVIDAGATVINVPDTVGYTTPEEFYGLIKHLKKNLSLRGVKISVHCHDDLGLAVANSLSAVRAGAEQVEVTVNGIGERAGNAALEEVVVALDTRRDFYKAETGINLSEIARTSRLVAHLTGIEVPPNKAVVGANAFAHESGIHQDGVLKERTTYEIIDPKRLGFSGSRIVLGKHSGRHAFREKLRELGYELSEEELDRAFARFKEIADRKKSLTELDIEALLYELEEPTYRVEMVHVTATKGLSTAAVKVLDGGERVEVSHSFNGPVDALFSAINRVLGIDARLVEYRVSSVGSGRDALGEVLVRVEKDGKVLVGRGLSTDILEASAQAYLNAVTR
- the leuC gene encoding 3-isopropylmalate dehydratase large subunit; protein product: MGMTMAEKILAKHAGREEVKPGEIVMAKLDFMLGNDVTAPLAIKKFRELSDRVFDPERIAIVLDHFTPNKDIKAAEQCKFSREFAREQGIKWFFEGGNVGVEHCLLPELGLVLPGELIIGADSHTCTYGALGAFATGVGSTDLAVAMATGEAWFRVPETVKFVYTGEPGRWITGKDLILHTIGDIGVNGALYKAMEFSGEVIEGLSVEGRMTMANMAIEAGAKTGLIEPDKKTLDYVKERAQRDFEPVKGDEDAKYAKVIEYDVTELEPLAAFPHLPENTVPVSRASKMNIKIDQVFIGSCTNGRYEDLKMAAEVLEGQRVAEWVRLIVIPCSRSVYLRAMKEGLLEVFHEAGAVIGPPTCGPCLGGHMGILASGERAVSTSNRNFVGRMGHPESEVYLANPYVAAASAVLGRIASPEEVVK
- the leuD gene encoding 3-isopropylmalate dehydratase small subunit — translated: MKVRGRAWKYGDHVDTDVIIPARYLNTSEPAELAKHVLEDLDPEFRFRMKPGDMIVAGENFGSGSSREHAPLAIKAAGVSCVIAKSFARIFYRNAINIGLPILEAPEAVDAIETGDELEVDFSTGEIRNLTKNEVYRANPFPDFVMEIISAGGLVEYTKRRLAK
- a CDS encoding 3-isopropylmalate dehydrogenase yields the protein MRIAVVPGDGIGKEVVAEGLKVLGKVEELFNVSFDFEEFPFGAEHYLKTGETLPDWAVEELGRFDAIYFGAIGDPRVKPGVLEHGILLRLRFSLDLYVNLRPVKLYHPRLTPLKGKERIDMVFVRENTEGLYAGSGGFLRKGTPNEVAVQEMINTRHGVERAIRFAFEYAVKTGRKKVTLVDKANVLTYAHDLWERVFAEVSREYADIETDHYYVDAMAMKMVRSPEVFEVVVTPNMFGDILTDLGAEIVGGLGLAASANVNPEGTGMFEPVHGSAPDIAGKGIANPLAAILTASLMLEHLGLGDAANAVEKAVEKVIAENRVTPDLGGNLSTSQVGDAVVEALEVVV